One Arachis hypogaea cultivar Tifrunner chromosome 18, arahy.Tifrunner.gnm2.J5K5, whole genome shotgun sequence genomic window, AGTCAgtgaagtcgacgcacatgcgccacttaccgttttgttttcttaccattaccacatttGCTAACCAGGTAGTAAATCTGATTTCTTTGATAAATTCGGCGTTGATGAGCTTTTGTGTTTCCTCTAGGGacgctcttctcttctcttcgccGAGTTTCCTTTTCTTTTGCTGAACTGGTCGGACTGCCGAGTTTATTACTAGTTTGTGACTGATGATTTATGGGTCGATGCCGGGCATGTCTGAAGGTGTCCATGCGAAAAGGTTGGCTTGATTTTGTAGAAAGGTCGTGATTTCTTGTAGTTCTGATGTGCTGATTGACGTACCTACATAAGTGAATTTGTTAGGGTCATTGTTAAAATATACTTTCTGTAGGTCGTCGGATGGTTTTGGGCGTTTAAGGAAATCAGCTCTTGGATCAAGGTCGGCGAGTGCGTGGCTGTTTTCCTGGAGGTCGACATTGTTGACTTGTTGCCTTGGTCGATTTTGGTATTTCATGCTGATGTTGTAACATTGTCGTGCTTCTTTATGATCTCCATGGATTGTTACAACTTGATCGTTCTGCAGGGGAAACTTAACACACAGATGAACTGTAGAAACAATGGCGCCGAACTTGTTCAGAAAAGGTCGGCCAAGGATAAGGTTATATGGACTAAAACAATCAACTACTAAATATTGAATATCATATGTTTTTGAAAGAGGATGCTCacccagtgtggtttgtaaccacactgaaCCCAGTATTGGAACTCGCTCTCCTGAGAATCCGGCCAAGTCTCCTCCTGTTGACTGTAGCATGTTGTCGCTGAGCTTCATTTTTTGGAATGTGGAATAGAACAGAACGTCGACGCTGCTCCGGGGGTCTAAGAGTACTTTTCTTACCAATAAATCCCCTACCTGAAGAGTGACTACCACAGGGTCGTCCAAATTTGGTATGCCGGAGTTGAAGTCGGCGTGTGTAAAAGTAACTTGTGGTTGTTGATTAGTTACTTCAGCATCATGTTGTGGTCCGTTTACCGAGCATATTGCTCGGAACGATCTTTTCCTTGCCGAATTTGAGGATCCTCCACTTGCGTATCCTCCTGAAATGCAATTGATTATACCTCGTGGTCTTTCGTATTAGCTTGAAGATGCCTTCTCTTTTCCTCGGTTTTGTTGTTCGGAGGAATCGTTTGTTGTGGAAGGTGTGACGCGCTTTTGGATGTGGCAGCCAATGTACTTGTCGAGGTGTCCTTGCCTGGCCAGGCGTTCTAAAAGGTCTTTGGCTACCACACAGTCATTAGTGTTGTGGCTGTGTTTCTGGTGGAAAGCGCAATATTTAGACTTGTCCACATTCTTTGCATCTTGATAGGTGCCGGCTTTCCTTGGTGGTTTAATCAATTTCGaattcaagatctctttgattatgTCTTCTCTCTTAGTATTGAACTGCGTATAAGAATCAAATCGAGgggttaatttaaaatttttcttagtgCTGGAGTTCTTGTCGTCGTCTCGGAAGTGTGACTTCTCATTTTTCCGAGCTTGTCTGAGCTCTTCGATGTCAATTTGGCCTTTTGCCTTCTCGCGAAATTCTGCAAGGGTCCTCGGCTTGGCTACTGCGATTGTCTCCTGGAATTTTCCAGGTCGGAGTCCGCTCTTGATTGCGTGTAGGTGGACCTCGGGGTGGAGGTCAGGTATACTGATTGCGACTTTGGTGAAGCGGGTCATGTAGTCCTTCAAGCTTTCGTTCGGTCCCTGTTTGATTGTATTCAAGTAATCGGAGTCGTGCAAGTAAATTGCGGACCCGGCAAAGTGCTCATCAAATAACTTCGCCAGCTGCTGAAACCGCGAGATGGAACCTGCAGACAAAGCAcacaaccaatcaagtgcaggaccatcTAAATAATTTGGAAAACAACGGCATAAAACTGTATCTGATGCACCATTGACGATCATTATTGATCGGAACTTCTTGATAAATTTCTTTGGGTCTCCGCGTCCATCATAAGGTGTGAGGGTTAGCGGCAGTGTGAATCTCTTTGGCAATTCGAAGTTCATTACTTCTTCTGTGAAGGGTCCCACAAGGTCGTCGGCCTCCTCCTTTTCATCTTCAGGTTGGGGTTCTTCGGCTTGGGCAGTCTCCGAGACATGAGAGGGTTGGGAATGATGTTCCTCATCTTCTGGCTGATGTTGGTGAGTATCGTTGTGCTCTATTCGAGCATGATTTAGTTCGGCGATTTGGGCAGCCATTATTTGGTTCTTGTCGGCTATTCGTTGGTTGGCTTGTTGTAGCTCAGCTACCATTCGCATGAGTTCGGACAGTGAAAGAGGCGGTACGTCAGCCATGTGTGTGAACGAAGGTAATGGGACCAAAAGAAAAATACGACTTCCTCAGCCCCACGGTGGGTGCCAATTGATCTTGCTTGGGAAATAGATCGGCCTCAATTGCTTGGAATCGGCCGAGCTATGCACTGGAAAGCTGAACGTCCGACTCTTTGAATCCGAACTCCTTACGTGTGTTGTTATGTGAAAGCGGTAAGAAGAGGGTGgaatgtacctgcaaaggcactccgaagcttaagtcAGTGTATATTCTTGCTATATTGAAAACTTAGGTATCAAGAAAAGTTCTACTTCCCTTTATATGAAGAATTTCTTGTCTGTTACATTCTCGGTAATAATTGTCGAATAATTGATATTGTAACCGACCTTATTTTACCGTTTGAGACGTCGGTTATGATTGGAGAATTGGCGTCACCGAGCTATGGCTCATAAATTCCGAGTAATAACGGACGATGACGAGTTATATCATATGCTGATAATGGTTATGGAGCCGAGTTATAACGTGTAATAATGACGACCATATCATATATAATATTagatgaataaattatttttctaattaagttcaattaattttagtctttctttttcttatgacttttctcttttttttttcttttttttttcaactgaAATTTGTGGTTATCGATCCTTAAACTATTGAACGATCAACTTGTTTAAACTTAATTATCAAAAGATCAAGTAGCATTAACATATATATAAAGATCATGTTAGAACTTTACAAATTAATTATAGCGATTTATTAATTATGTATTGAAGTAAATAAAGAGACAtagaaaattagatttttaaatattaaaaattagtaacAAAACCCAAAATTTTAAGGTTTAGTTAGAGCAGCAAAGGTAGGCAACAAGTTGAGGTGGCATGCCACCATTTACCATCAAAAAAGCAAATGGAATGGAAATAGAAAAAAACAACATATCCAACCGACAAGAAGATTTATTTCATATGTGGTCCTCAGAAGAATTTTGTGGGTGTTATTTGCCATTGATGAGCAATCATGTAACATACATGGCTTCATCAAACTACCTACCTTAATAAGGTAAGGTATATTATTTATGCATGTTGCAGGTATTGCACAATTTTTTCACCAAACATTCGGATTGCATCATTATCTCATAACTCACTACAACATTTGTTGGTTATTGCATCGCATGTTTAAAATAACACTTAAAAAAGGTTGcctaatatatatatagacaaCCTTTTAtactagtaataataaaatagaattataataACGAATTTTTAATCAACACACAATGGGTGATGCTGTTGATAAATTAGGAGACACTTATCAAGTGTTGTTCTATTACATATACAAAAACaactattataaaaataatatattgctTTTTTTAAGAGTTgtctttgaatttattttaaactttactTTTTAAGTGTTgtctaaaatttttaatgtttcttaaaaaaacaaaaataacccAAACGGCAAGGCTAACTATTATGCGgagaaaaaggggagaaaaaaaaaaaagagtctctCGTTCCTAGCAAAACCCCAACCCTAACGAAATCCCTAACCCCAATCCATTCCAAATGATTCATTCTTCTCTTGTTCTTCAATCCATTCGATGATGACGCGTATTCCTTTATTGAGCTTCGATCTCAATCTCTGCTCGCGAATGAGCTTCGATCTTCTCTGCTCGCGAATAAGCTTCGATTCTCTGCTCGTTGAGCTTCGATCCTctgctcctcttcttgttgagcTTCTATTATTCTCTGCTCGTTGAGCTTCGATTCTCTGCTCGTTGAGCTTCAATCCTCTGCTAATTGAGCTTCGATCTTCTCTGCTCGTGTTCATCACCGCCGGTCACTGTTCGATTATCACTGCTCGCATTTTTTGTAAGATTCTCGTTTTTGGCATTCTTCTGCAGGTACTGATGATTCTACCGTTCTTTCTCTATTCTATTTTAGCACTTTTTTGTGTTTTGAATCCTAATTTTTGGTTAAACTTGTTGCTGTGTGCATTAATTTTAAACTTGTTCTGCTATACTCTCACTGCTCCAAAAGCCGATTAAATCAcgaacctaacagaaattttgCAATAGCCGGCAGCAGAGGCTGTAAATCGCTTCTGTCACCGTCATCGTTGTATAGCTCGAAGGAAGCACCAGCTTCACAATCGGCATCATTGCTAAGGCCACGGAATTGTGGAAACCTTGGTGACTGGAATGGGAGACGTCGGATAAGGGGCTGAAAAAGTGGTCCGGAGATGGCAAAAATCATGTTCCTCTCTTTTTGTGTTCATCTATACTGCCATCACAATTGGTATGATGCTGcctctttcctttcccttttttgtTTTAATGTTTTTGGCGATTTGATCCCTAATTCTAATACTGGTGATGCTGTTGCTGTTGCTATTTGCAATGATAACTCTATCTCATCCTCAAAGCTCGTGACACTTTCTTTGTGTTTTCGCACTTACTGGTGATTATGACTATATGATGGAGTAGAAGATTTTGATGACTTGTTATAGTGAGTTTGAAgttatttgagaaaaataatgGAAGGACTACTTCCAATTTTCTTATTGATCTtgtacttttgtattttctttcacAAGTCTTTAATCTTCGTACAAGCCTTTCTCCCACCTTCAGCTCTCTGACCTTCTCTATTTTGCTATACATAAAATTTATAGACAACGGTAGTTATAAAATTCATGCTGGTTGATAAGGGAAAATtgatttccacacaaactcaccggcaagtataccgggtcacatcaagtagtaataactcataggagtgaggtcgatcccacgaggattgatggatcaagcaactttagtgaggtgattagtctagttaagctaacagtggtgaattgggtgaaattgtattgacagaatgtaaattgcagaagatataaagtgcagaaggtaaattggcagaaacttaaagagcaaaaaatgtaaattacagcaaatgtaaagggaattgggtgctggaaaATTTAATGAAGCAATAAATCATAACTCATAACAAGTAACAGAAAGAGAAATTCACTAGGAATTAGAGATATCATAATACACAATGAAttaaatgggtctcaacttccttctcaatcatatgaatagatctatggcatattgaaattgattggatcccaattccttggtaatccaatctctctaatcacaatcaatgttgccaattccttgatctaattgtcatgagaagaggttaagcatgctctctcatccataagccacacaaattctcaagatctcaattcctcccgaatagtgtcGATCAAGAGATTTGTGAGAAACTGAGCTTCAGTTCTAATttccatgattccccttccgaagCTCACATGGAAATTTAACAGATccaaacccccttccggagtgaatggATCTCAATCAAAACAGAAGTTATTTCTTAGCTATCCAGATGAATTGAGAGGAAGAAGAATTTTAGTTAATTCATATGaatcacaacagagctcctccccttaaTGATTGGGGTTCAATGGATCATAGCTCTCAGAACAATTGCggagaatgtaaattgcagaaatgtaAATCAGGCTTAATAAGAACAGAGATGTAAAattggcagaaagtaaatttgcagaagaaaattgcagaaattgaaaattgcattgaaattaaACTGAATTCAGTacagaagaaatgtaaattgtagagaaGAAAAAGTGTATCAAAAAGCCttttattctactcctactcctactgctacTACTACTCCTACTGTATTCCAGCGCCAGAACCATAACCTCCTAACCGACTTTCCTtatgaaatgaaactgatgcctttatataggattgcctaaattacaaattgaaatgaaattcaaaacaaattacaattaaatgaaaatcctattctagatgctCCTTGTGCCTTTGCTTGAGTGATctgagtgggctttgcttgctgtAATTCAAATGGGCTCAGAATGAAATTAATTGAGTAGAAATGCACTTCCAGGAGAGTGTAGCGTTCATTTGGAGAACGGAGTGTTTTTACaaccacgcgtacgtgtcccaTACGCTTGCACGTCATTTTGCTTTTTggcccatccacgcgtacgcgtcactcgtGGCCTTCAACTTGTGCCcttctgacgcgtacgcgtgccataCGCCTGCGCGTCCCTTGTAGCGCTCTCCAAACGAGCGTAGCGTTCATGCAAAGAAcgctacccacgcgtacgcgtcagccatgcgtacaCGTGGTTCTTCAGAAATGTcatatcgacgcgtgcgcgtcggttgcAAAACTTCAATTCCAAATTTTAATTTGCTCAAAAACGCTCATTCAGATAACTTAGCGCTCTCTTTGCAATTGAGCACTGatcacatccacgcgtacgcgtcatgcatgcATACGCGTGGGATTCCAGAATTGCAAattcgacgtgtacgcgtggcctacgcgtacgcgtcacttgtgaATTTTGCTTGCTCCATTATCGCAAGCGCTCTTTCAAACCGAACGTAGCGTGCGTTCTCGCGCCAAGAGCGCTCTCCTTGTTTAAATCATGGGCTACGCTTTTAAAaacgtggcctaaggctccaaagtgtgctcaaaCTTCgaagtgtgccccaaaattccttttttcttcttttgagcttattttgtgcttttttttcttctttttccacttatttcctacaaagtttataaaatcaaaagatcaaagaaatatactatttaagcacaaaaacattcaatatttaagcactaatcattaatttcttgtatgaaaaagcatagaaaatatgcacaagatgacatgtcatcactggTATGTTTGTAGAAGAACAAAAATGGTAGC contains:
- the LOC112769519 gene encoding uncharacterized protein, whose amino-acid sequence is MADVPPLSLSELMRMVAELQQANQRIADKNQIMAAQIAELNHARIEHNDTHQHQPEDEEHHSQPSHVSETAQAEEPQPEDEKEEADDLVGPFTEEVMNFELPKRFTLPLTLTPYDGRGDPKKFIKKFRSIMIVNGASDTVLCRCFPNYLDGPALDWLCALSAGSISRFQQLAKLFDEHFAGSAIYLHDSDYLNTIKQGPNESLKDYMTRFTKVAISIPDLHPEVHLHAIKSGLRPGKFQETIAVAKPRTLAEFREKAKGQIDIEELRQARKNEKSHFRDDDKNSSTKKNFKLTPRFDSYTQFNTKREDIIKEILNSKLIKPPRKAGTYQDAKNVDKSKYCAFHQKHSHNTNDCVVAKDLLERLARQGHLDKYIGCHIQKRVTPSTTNDSSEQQNRGKEKASSS